In Streptomyces sp. NBC_00569, a single genomic region encodes these proteins:
- a CDS encoding TetR/AcrR family transcriptional regulator, whose translation MSTRPAGHKAIVEAARQEFSERGYGATSIRDIAQRAGVSLSALYYYYKGKQDLLVAILDDGLDAYFGACDTALEAAGDDPAEQLEALVAATVRFRTGHPVKSSIVLTEGRSLEPEHLARYRKNEARGTQQFREVIEGGVAQGIFLTPYPDDARRAVIAMCNAIAEWYQAEGPVSVDELVERYVALALTVVEYRPRAVRRPARA comes from the coding sequence GTGTCCACGCGACCCGCAGGCCACAAGGCCATCGTCGAGGCTGCCCGGCAGGAGTTCTCCGAGCGGGGCTACGGCGCGACCTCGATCCGCGACATCGCCCAGCGCGCCGGGGTGAGCCTGTCCGCCCTGTACTACTACTACAAGGGCAAGCAGGACCTGCTGGTCGCCATCCTCGACGACGGTCTCGACGCCTACTTCGGCGCGTGCGACACGGCGTTGGAGGCGGCGGGTGACGACCCCGCCGAGCAGCTGGAGGCGCTCGTCGCGGCGACCGTCCGGTTCCGTACCGGCCACCCCGTGAAGAGCAGCATCGTGCTGACCGAGGGGCGCAGCCTGGAGCCCGAGCACCTGGCGCGCTACCGGAAGAACGAGGCGCGCGGCACCCAGCAGTTCCGCGAGGTCATCGAGGGCGGTGTGGCGCAGGGCATCTTCCTCACCCCGTATCCGGACGACGCCCGGCGCGCGGTCATCGCGATGTGCAACGCCATCGCGGAGTGGTACCAGGCGGAAGGCCCGGTGTCCGTGGACGAGCTGGTGGAGCGGTACGTGGCCCTGGCGCTGACGGTGGTCGAGTACCGGCCCCGTGCGGTGCGGCGCCCCGCGCGCGCCTGA
- a CDS encoding alkyl/aryl-sulfatase, protein MTTSDTPASSPDFADRSDFEEADRGLVSPPLSSTVTAEDGRVVWNFDDTAFLDEDCPDTAHPNLWRQSQLCARAGLFEVTEGVFQARGFDLSNMTLIEGDHGVVVVDPLASAETAAAALDLYRSQRGERPVAAVVFTHSHLDHFGGVLGVIGPDDGVPVVAPQGFMEHAVAENVYAGTAMLRRGTYYTGANLERGPGGLVGMGLGFTASTGTAGLVAPTVEVRHTGQELTLDGVVFRFQMTPGTEAPAEMNFLLPQRRALCMAENATHNLHNIQTLRGAVVRDARIWARHLNEAIELFGHDADVLFASHHWPTWGSDRIRSFLAEQRDLYAYLHDQTLRLLNQGCTGTEIAELIELPPPLSAAWHARGYYGSVSHNVKAIYQRYMGWYDGHPASLWEHPPTETAERYVDCMGGLDAVLGKARTYLEEGDLRFAAQLLRHAVFAAPDSADAKELLGQAFERLAHGAENATWRNCYLTGAQELRGDIGRTSIGGGDMSAALNVEQLFDSLAVRLDGPRAWEHSLTLHWHLSDLGEMYRMTLHNGVLVHTRTTRPADNADLSLTLTKPQLLALLAGKSLHGVYHSGDLGVLDTLLSLLDDNAPDFPIVTP, encoded by the coding sequence GTGACCACCTCCGACACCCCCGCCTCCTCCCCCGACTTCGCCGACCGGTCCGACTTCGAGGAGGCGGACCGGGGCCTCGTCTCCCCGCCGCTGTCCTCGACGGTCACGGCCGAGGACGGGCGCGTCGTGTGGAACTTCGACGACACAGCGTTCCTCGACGAGGACTGTCCCGACACGGCGCACCCGAACCTGTGGCGGCAGTCCCAACTCTGCGCGCGGGCCGGTCTGTTCGAGGTAACGGAGGGCGTCTTCCAGGCACGCGGGTTCGACCTCTCCAACATGACGCTGATCGAGGGCGACCACGGTGTCGTGGTCGTCGACCCGCTCGCCTCCGCCGAGACGGCGGCCGCCGCCCTGGACCTGTACCGGTCGCAGCGCGGTGAACGGCCGGTCGCCGCCGTCGTGTTCACCCACTCCCACCTCGACCACTTCGGCGGCGTGCTCGGCGTCATCGGACCCGACGACGGCGTTCCCGTCGTCGCTCCCCAGGGCTTCATGGAACACGCCGTCGCGGAGAACGTGTACGCGGGCACGGCGATGCTGCGCCGCGGCACCTACTACACGGGGGCCAACCTGGAGCGGGGCCCCGGGGGCCTCGTCGGCATGGGCCTCGGATTCACCGCGTCCACCGGCACCGCGGGGCTCGTGGCGCCCACCGTCGAGGTCCGGCACACGGGACAGGAACTCACCCTCGACGGCGTCGTGTTCCGCTTCCAGATGACGCCCGGCACCGAGGCGCCGGCGGAGATGAACTTCCTGCTGCCCCAGCGGCGCGCCCTGTGCATGGCCGAGAACGCCACGCACAACCTGCACAACATCCAGACCCTGCGCGGCGCCGTGGTCCGCGACGCCCGGATCTGGGCCCGCCACCTCAACGAGGCCATCGAACTCTTCGGCCACGACGCGGACGTCCTGTTCGCCTCGCACCACTGGCCGACCTGGGGCTCGGACCGGATCAGGTCCTTCCTCGCCGAGCAGCGCGACCTGTACGCGTACCTGCACGACCAGACGCTGCGGCTGCTCAACCAGGGCTGCACGGGGACGGAGATCGCCGAGCTGATCGAGCTGCCGCCCCCGCTCTCCGCCGCCTGGCACGCGCGCGGCTACTACGGCTCCGTCAGCCACAACGTGAAGGCCATCTACCAGCGTTACATGGGCTGGTACGACGGCCACCCCGCCTCCCTGTGGGAGCACCCGCCCACCGAGACCGCCGAGCGCTACGTCGACTGCATGGGCGGGCTCGACGCGGTGCTCGGCAAAGCGCGTACATACCTGGAGGAGGGCGATCTGCGGTTCGCCGCCCAGCTCCTGAGGCACGCCGTGTTCGCCGCGCCGGACAGCGCCGACGCCAAGGAGCTGCTCGGGCAGGCCTTCGAGCGGCTGGCTCACGGCGCGGAGAACGCGACCTGGCGCAACTGCTACCTCACCGGCGCCCAGGAGCTGCGCGGCGACATCGGGAGGACCAGCATCGGAGGCGGCGACATGTCCGCCGCGCTGAACGTCGAGCAGCTCTTCGACTCACTCGCGGTCCGGCTCGACGGGCCCCGGGCGTGGGAGCACTCGCTCACCCTGCACTGGCACCTGTCGGACCTGGGCGAGATGTACCGCATGACGCTGCACAACGGTGTCCTGGTCCACACCCGCACGACCCGGCCCGCCGACAACGCGGATCTCTCCCTCACCCTCACGAAGCCCCAACTCCTGGCCCTGCTGGCCGGAAAGAGTCTTCACGGCGTCTATCATTCGGGCGATCTGGGCGTCCTCGACACCCTGCTCTCGCTCCTCGACGACAACGCTCCGGACTTCCCGATCGTCACCCCGTGA
- a CDS encoding APC family permease → MTTMDVPSDEPVPRAKTAPPVVAPAMKWLTLALMTTSSVASLRAAPTMAVYGLACVFLYLVPAIVFLLPTALVSAELASGWNGGVYRWVSEGLSKPLGFLAIWCQFAMTIFYYPSLLAYVASTIAYVIDPSLASSGLYTAIVIMVLYWTGVWVSSRGTKAVAGLSSWGLVVGTLIPGTILVVLGLVFLGQGNGSAAPMGAAHLFPQWTGLASLVLIVNNFLSYSGMEMNAVHVSSLKNPAKEYPKSMFLATGLVLLIFILPALAISWVVPSDRLSLTAGVMQAFHAFFSYFHVGWLTPVAAVMLVAAALGGMLTWLAGPSKGLLMISREEGYLPPFLQKLNKNGIQQNILVTQGIVTTAIALMYALIPNVSSAYWIFSVITTQVYLIVYLLMFAAAIRLRRTQPDHPRGYRAPALTLMCGVGLVASLAALAIGFVPSSQFGGNSVWMYIGLIGGGLVILGLVIPGLFLRFRKPSWRNPASAAEEARAA, encoded by the coding sequence ATGACCACCATGGACGTGCCGTCCGACGAACCCGTACCGCGGGCGAAGACGGCGCCCCCGGTCGTGGCGCCCGCCATGAAGTGGCTGACGCTGGCGCTGATGACGACCTCGTCCGTGGCAAGTCTGCGGGCCGCTCCGACCATGGCCGTGTACGGCCTGGCCTGCGTCTTTCTCTACCTCGTGCCGGCGATCGTGTTCCTGCTGCCGACCGCCCTGGTCTCGGCGGAGCTGGCGTCGGGGTGGAACGGCGGTGTCTACCGGTGGGTCAGTGAGGGCCTGTCGAAGCCACTCGGGTTCCTGGCCATCTGGTGCCAGTTCGCCATGACGATCTTCTACTACCCGAGTCTGCTCGCGTATGTGGCCAGCACCATCGCGTACGTCATCGACCCCTCGCTCGCCTCCAGCGGTCTCTACACGGCCATCGTCATCATGGTCCTGTACTGGACCGGGGTCTGGGTCTCCTCGCGCGGCACGAAGGCCGTGGCCGGGCTGTCGTCCTGGGGACTGGTCGTCGGCACGCTGATCCCGGGCACGATCCTCGTCGTCCTCGGCCTCGTCTTCCTCGGCCAGGGCAACGGATCGGCCGCCCCGATGGGGGCCGCGCACCTCTTCCCGCAGTGGACGGGCCTCGCCAGCCTGGTGCTGATCGTCAACAACTTCCTGAGCTACTCCGGCATGGAGATGAACGCGGTCCACGTCTCCTCGCTGAAGAACCCGGCCAAGGAGTACCCGAAGTCGATGTTCCTCGCGACGGGGCTCGTACTGCTGATCTTCATCCTGCCCGCGCTCGCGATCAGCTGGGTCGTGCCGTCCGACCGGCTCAGCCTCACCGCGGGCGTGATGCAGGCCTTCCACGCCTTCTTCTCGTACTTCCACGTCGGCTGGCTCACCCCGGTCGCGGCCGTCATGCTGGTCGCCGCCGCGCTCGGCGGGATGCTCACCTGGCTCGCCGGGCCGTCCAAGGGCCTGCTGATGATCTCCCGCGAGGAGGGCTATCTGCCACCGTTCCTGCAGAAGCTCAACAAGAACGGCATCCAGCAGAACATCCTCGTCACCCAGGGAATCGTGACGACGGCCATCGCTCTGATGTACGCGCTGATCCCGAACGTCTCCAGCGCGTACTGGATCTTCTCGGTGATCACCACGCAGGTGTACCTGATCGTCTACCTGCTGATGTTCGCCGCCGCGATCCGGCTGCGCAGGACCCAGCCCGACCACCCGCGCGGCTACCGCGCACCGGCTCTGACACTGATGTGCGGCGTCGGCCTGGTCGCCTCGCTCGCCGCGCTGGCCATCGGGTTCGTGCCGTCCTCGCAGTTCGGCGGAAACAGCGTGTGGATGTACATCGGGCTGATCGGCGGCGGGCTCGTCATCCTCGGTCTGGTGATCCCCGGGCTCTTCCTCAGGTTCCGCAAGCCGAGTTGGCGCAACCCCGCGTCGGCGGCCGAGGAGGCGAGGGCCGCGTGA
- a CDS encoding DUF488 domain-containing protein, translated as MTERSKSSEPHFRVRRVYDPPSSDDGIRVLVDRLWPRGVSKERADVQEWMKDLTPSSALRSWYHEDRASRFPEFERRYRDELAEPDRAELTDKLRALARTSTVTLVTSVKDIEHSHVPVLVRHLTES; from the coding sequence ATGACAGAACGCTCCAAGAGCTCCGAACCTCACTTCCGCGTCCGCCGCGTCTACGATCCGCCGTCGTCGGACGACGGAATCCGGGTCCTGGTGGACCGCCTGTGGCCGCGCGGCGTCTCCAAGGAACGGGCCGATGTCCAGGAGTGGATGAAGGACCTGACGCCGTCCTCCGCGCTGCGCTCCTGGTACCACGAGGACCGCGCATCCCGCTTCCCCGAGTTCGAGCGCCGCTACCGCGACGAGCTCGCCGAGCCGGACCGTGCGGAGCTGACGGACAAGCTGCGCGCGCTGGCCCGTACGAGCACGGTCACCCTGGTCACCTCGGTCAAGGACATCGAGCACAGCCATGTGCCGGTTCTGGTGCGGCATCTGACCGAGAGCTGA
- a CDS encoding HdeD family acid-resistance protein, whose amino-acid sequence MTHAPHEPRIPTADDTREERPAEPQGPLGRLAQSAWQVVLLAGIAALILGVLVLVWPGASLFAAGVLFGVYLLVTGVFQLVAAFGTHVTTGLRVMAFISGALSILLGLFCFRGATQSILLLALWIGIGWLFRGITQTVAAISDEAMPARGWQIFLGVVSALAGVVLIVSPFQSVAVLTLVGGCWLLVVGVVEIVTAFQLRSKAKRIPHGV is encoded by the coding sequence ATGACGCACGCACCGCACGAACCCCGAATCCCGACGGCCGACGACACCCGCGAAGAGCGCCCCGCCGAGCCCCAGGGTCCGCTCGGACGCCTGGCGCAATCCGCGTGGCAAGTAGTGCTGCTGGCCGGCATAGCCGCCCTGATCCTGGGCGTACTGGTCCTGGTCTGGCCAGGGGCGTCCCTGTTCGCCGCCGGAGTGCTCTTCGGCGTGTATCTCCTGGTCACCGGCGTCTTCCAGCTGGTGGCCGCGTTCGGTACCCATGTCACGACCGGGCTGCGCGTGATGGCTTTCATCAGCGGCGCTCTGTCGATCCTGCTCGGCCTGTTCTGCTTCCGCGGGGCGACGCAGTCGATCCTGCTGCTCGCGCTGTGGATCGGTATCGGCTGGCTGTTCCGCGGCATCACCCAGACCGTCGCCGCCATCTCCGACGAGGCGATGCCGGCGCGCGGCTGGCAGATCTTCCTCGGCGTCGTGAGCGCGCTGGCCGGTGTGGTCCTGATCGTCTCGCCGTTCCAGTCCGTCGCCGTACTCACCCTGGTCGGCGGCTGCTGGCTGCTCGTGGTCGGCGTCGTGGAGATCGTCACGGCGTTCCAGCTGCGGAGCAAGGCGAAGCGGATTCCGCACGGGGTGTGA
- a CDS encoding GNAT family N-acetyltransferase has translation MSLHLTPLTDPAGGPDARRLAWLASDADGNPVGSAFLRLIDRDGQRHLAELSLQVHPAERRRGTGSRLVDAAVTAAKADGRRSLTASADDGSPADLFLAARGFRRVLNLTYARLPLADADIPALTRTARAEHPGYRLVSWEGAVPDHLAATFAASRRAMDDMPMDDTDYGTVAWDVDRVRAVAEAVERRGEHLDTVAAVDARDGTVVGFTELVVPGDGTGDGQHYGTGVLPEHRGHGLARWMKAEAVLRARDRHPKLGGLLTDTADSNTPMRAVNDALGYVPTHRTYEYQLDLQQA, from the coding sequence TTGTCACTGCACCTCACGCCGCTGACCGATCCAGCCGGCGGTCCGGACGCCCGCCGCCTGGCGTGGCTGGCGTCCGACGCCGACGGGAATCCGGTCGGCTCCGCGTTCCTGCGGCTCATCGACCGGGACGGGCAGCGACATCTCGCCGAGCTGTCCCTCCAGGTCCATCCCGCGGAACGCCGTCGTGGCACGGGCTCCAGGCTCGTCGACGCGGCGGTGACGGCCGCGAAGGCCGACGGGCGGCGCTCGCTCACCGCCTCGGCCGACGACGGTTCACCCGCCGACCTGTTCCTGGCCGCGCGAGGGTTCCGCCGGGTGCTGAACCTGACGTACGCGCGGCTCCCGCTCGCCGACGCGGACATCCCGGCCCTCACGCGGACGGCGCGCGCGGAGCACCCCGGATACCGGCTCGTCTCCTGGGAAGGCGCGGTTCCCGACCACCTGGCCGCGACGTTCGCCGCCTCGCGTCGCGCCATGGACGACATGCCCATGGACGACACCGACTACGGGACGGTCGCGTGGGATGTGGACCGGGTCCGCGCGGTGGCCGAGGCCGTCGAGCGGCGCGGCGAACACCTCGACACGGTCGCGGCGGTCGACGCCCGCGACGGCACCGTCGTGGGGTTCACCGAGCTCGTCGTCCCCGGTGACGGCACGGGCGACGGACAGCACTACGGCACGGGCGTGCTGCCCGAGCACCGCGGTCACGGTCTCGCGCGCTGGATGAAGGCCGAGGCCGTCCTCCGCGCCCGCGACCGCCACCCGAAGCTCGGGGGTCTGCTCACGGACACCGCCGACAGCAACACACCCATGCGCGCGGTGAACGACGCACTGGGCTACGTGCCGACACACCGGACGTACGAGTACCAGCTCGACCTCCAACAGGCCTGA
- a CDS encoding acyl-CoA dehydrogenase family protein, translating to MHLEYTPEQQQLRTELRAYFAELVPDNAYARYEDPAAQKRFYRETVRRLGTDGWLGVGWPKEYGGRGLTPMEQFIFFDEAAQAGVPLPLMALNTVGPTIMQYGSDEQKAYFLPRILSGELDFAIGYSEPDAGTDLAALKTRAVREGDEATGHYTVNGQKIWTTNGDTADWVWLAVRTDPDAPPHKGITMLLVPTSDPGYSCTIINTLASHDTTASYYENIRVPVSRRVGEENKGWRLITNQLNHERVTLAAHGTMAIRALRDVQRWAMDTKLADGRRVIDLGWVRKRLAQTHTRLDAMKLLNWQMVNAVQEGSLTPQDASAVKVYGSEARREAYAWLMEVVAAAGALKEGSAGAVLHGELERGYRSAVIFTFGGGNNEIQREIISWIGLGMPRVRR from the coding sequence GTGCACCTCGAATACACGCCCGAGCAACAGCAGTTGCGCACGGAACTGCGCGCCTACTTCGCGGAGCTGGTGCCCGACAACGCGTACGCCCGCTACGAGGACCCGGCGGCGCAGAAGCGGTTCTACCGCGAGACGGTGCGCCGGCTCGGCACCGACGGGTGGCTCGGAGTCGGGTGGCCGAAGGAGTACGGCGGGCGTGGCCTCACGCCCATGGAACAGTTCATCTTCTTCGACGAGGCCGCGCAGGCGGGCGTGCCCCTGCCGCTCATGGCGCTCAACACCGTCGGCCCCACGATCATGCAGTACGGCAGCGACGAGCAGAAGGCGTACTTCCTGCCCAGGATCCTCTCCGGCGAGCTCGACTTCGCCATCGGCTACAGCGAGCCCGACGCGGGCACCGACCTCGCCGCGCTCAAGACGCGTGCGGTCCGCGAAGGGGACGAGGCCACCGGTCACTACACGGTGAACGGGCAGAAGATCTGGACGACCAACGGCGACACGGCCGACTGGGTGTGGCTCGCCGTGCGCACCGACCCGGACGCCCCGCCGCACAAGGGCATCACCATGCTCCTCGTGCCGACGTCGGACCCCGGCTACTCCTGCACGATCATCAACACGCTTGCCTCGCACGACACCACGGCCAGCTACTACGAGAACATCCGCGTTCCCGTCAGCCGTCGCGTCGGCGAGGAGAACAAGGGCTGGCGGCTCATCACGAACCAGCTGAACCACGAGCGGGTCACTCTCGCCGCCCACGGCACCATGGCGATCCGCGCGCTGCGCGACGTGCAGCGCTGGGCCATGGACACCAAACTGGCCGACGGACGCCGCGTCATCGACCTCGGCTGGGTGAGGAAGCGCCTCGCCCAGACACACACCCGGCTCGACGCGATGAAACTCCTCAACTGGCAGATGGTGAACGCCGTCCAGGAAGGCAGCCTCACCCCGCAGGACGCCTCCGCCGTGAAGGTGTACGGATCCGAGGCGCGCCGCGAGGCGTACGCCTGGCTGATGGAGGTCGTCGCCGCGGCGGGAGCGCTCAAGGAGGGTTCGGCAGGCGCGGTCCTGCACGGCGAACTCGAACGCGGCTACCGGTCAGCCGTGATCTTCACGTTCGGCGGCGGCAACAACGAGATCCAGCGCGAGATCATCTCCTGGATCGGCCTGGGGATGCCGCGCGTCCGCCGCTGA
- a CDS encoding SDR family oxidoreductase: MEPVTLITGGSTGIGAATARALLKEGHRVAVTGRDPQKLAAFATSAGAGERLLTITGDTSDEHDVASAVRQVVDAWGRLDNVIANAGFSLPGTLENHAPEDMRAMVLTNVLGPALLVRETLPHLRESTGRIVIIGSVAGVRNTPGNLYSVTKWAAHALAENTRLLVGKDGVGVTVVAPGVVDTPFWDKRGGTPEAAPVMTAEHIADTIVFVVNQPAGVDINHITMRPSGQVG; encoded by the coding sequence ATGGAACCCGTCACGCTGATCACCGGTGGCTCGACCGGAATCGGCGCGGCCACCGCCCGCGCCCTGCTCAAAGAGGGCCACCGCGTGGCCGTCACCGGACGTGACCCGCAGAAGCTGGCGGCCTTCGCCACGTCGGCCGGAGCGGGCGAGCGGCTGCTGACGATCACCGGCGACACCAGCGACGAGCATGACGTCGCGTCCGCCGTTCGCCAGGTGGTGGACGCGTGGGGCCGGCTGGACAACGTCATCGCCAACGCCGGTTTCTCGCTGCCCGGCACCCTGGAGAACCACGCCCCGGAGGACATGCGCGCCATGGTCCTCACCAACGTCCTGGGCCCGGCGCTGCTGGTGCGGGAGACCCTGCCGCATCTCAGGGAGTCCACGGGCCGGATCGTGATCATCGGTTCGGTCGCCGGGGTGCGCAACACGCCCGGCAACCTGTACTCGGTCACCAAGTGGGCCGCGCACGCGCTGGCCGAGAACACCCGACTGCTGGTCGGCAAGGACGGGGTCGGCGTGACCGTCGTCGCCCCCGGGGTGGTGGACACCCCGTTCTGGGACAAGCGCGGCGGCACCCCTGAAGCGGCGCCGGTGATGACCGCCGAGCACATCGCGGACACGATCGTCTTCGTCGTCAACCAGCCCGCGGGCGTGGACATCAACCACATCACCATGCGGCCGTCCGGGCAGGTCGGCTGA
- the mptB gene encoding polyprenol phosphomannose-dependent alpha 1,6 mannosyltransferase MptB, whose protein sequence is MRAADIDTRVWAQRGMWGSVLLSSGAWGAGALPRGVPDGIWGAPGPALALIGATAAYAGLGLLLWSWWQLGKLLRAGAVMSKRRQWLTLGGWALPLLPAPALFSTDIYSYVAQGALAGRSWNVYEIGPSALGGPLAANVPQVWQDTPAPYGPLSVVVSRVVVFVTGEHHVVAAVVLHRVAALAGLALLAWSVQWLATRSGGDGSGAWWAASLNPLVLAHLVGGAHNEALMLGLMMAGLVACRSGRWVLGIVVLTCAALVKAPAAVALGCAALVAVAGQTGWWRRLGRAAGILLAAVGTLVLTVALCGLGWGWLDTLRTPTRSYTPMSVTTDIGRLLRWIGTEAGWVTTPDPVTVMRTIGTLAGVCGALYFLARAPRLGAERAAALGLLALVVCAPAVQGWYLLWGAVPLATVAWRALADSRVKTAVVVLVLMVFPSGRGPTVTDVVGVVLGGLTILLWVAWTSQRARDAGLQPSPRPSYGEVPLRFP, encoded by the coding sequence ATGAGAGCGGCGGATATCGATACACGGGTCTGGGCACAACGCGGCATGTGGGGTTCTGTGCTGCTCTCATCAGGCGCCTGGGGCGCCGGCGCTCTGCCGCGGGGCGTTCCGGACGGGATCTGGGGAGCCCCGGGACCCGCTCTCGCGCTGATCGGTGCGACGGCGGCGTATGCGGGACTCGGTCTGCTGCTGTGGTCCTGGTGGCAGTTGGGCAAGCTGCTGCGGGCCGGTGCGGTGATGAGCAAGCGGCGGCAGTGGCTCACGCTGGGCGGCTGGGCTCTGCCTCTGCTTCCGGCGCCGGCGCTGTTCAGCACGGACATCTACAGCTACGTGGCCCAGGGCGCGCTGGCCGGGCGCTCCTGGAACGTCTACGAGATCGGTCCCTCCGCACTCGGCGGGCCGCTCGCCGCGAACGTCCCGCAGGTGTGGCAGGACACCCCGGCTCCGTACGGACCCCTGTCCGTCGTGGTGAGCCGGGTCGTGGTCTTCGTGACCGGCGAACACCATGTGGTCGCCGCCGTCGTGCTCCATCGGGTGGCCGCGCTCGCCGGGCTCGCCCTGCTGGCCTGGTCGGTGCAGTGGCTCGCGACGCGGTCGGGCGGCGACGGCTCAGGAGCCTGGTGGGCGGCGTCGCTGAATCCGCTGGTGCTGGCCCACCTGGTGGGCGGGGCGCACAACGAGGCGCTGATGCTCGGCTTGATGATGGCCGGTCTTGTGGCGTGCCGGTCCGGACGATGGGTTCTGGGCATCGTCGTGCTGACGTGCGCCGCGTTGGTGAAGGCCCCGGCCGCGGTGGCCCTGGGGTGCGCCGCCCTCGTGGCGGTCGCGGGGCAGACGGGCTGGTGGCGACGTCTGGGACGCGCGGCGGGGATCCTCCTCGCGGCCGTCGGGACGCTGGTGCTGACGGTGGCGCTCTGCGGGCTGGGCTGGGGTTGGCTCGATACGCTCCGCACCCCGACCCGCTCGTACACGCCGATGTCGGTGACCACGGACATCGGCCGGCTGCTGAGGTGGATCGGGACCGAAGCCGGCTGGGTCACCACACCGGACCCGGTGACGGTGATGCGGACGATCGGGACCTTGGCAGGCGTCTGCGGGGCCCTGTACTTCCTGGCGCGCGCTCCTCGCCTCGGCGCCGAACGCGCCGCGGCCCTGGGACTGTTGGCCCTGGTGGTGTGCGCTCCCGCCGTGCAGGGCTGGTACCTGCTGTGGGGTGCGGTACCCCTGGCCACGGTCGCATGGCGCGCGCTGGCGGACAGCCGGGTCAAGACAGCGGTCGTCGTTCTGGTTCTCATGGTGTTTCCGTCCGGCCGTGGGCCCACCGTCACGGATGTGGTCGGCGTTGTCCTGGGGGGCTTGACGATCCTGCTGTGGGTGGCCTGGACATCTCAACGAGCCCGTGACGCCGGGCTTCAGCCTTCGCCTCGGCCCAGCTACGGAGAGGTGCCCTTGCGGTTTCCGTGA
- a CDS encoding MFS transporter — translation MSSTSPLSTSTSALTPSGTVLIRSAGDVSDLVNSGTARGRHAKMIVVIALGGIFLDAYDLSSLAYGLPDITKQFGLSSTMAGTVTASISVGSLLGALVGGWLVDRIGRYRVFMANMLFFVATALVCAVAQDVWTLIAARFVMGIGVGMDIPVAIAFLAEFSRLHGKGSKGSRTAAWSPAWYTATSGCYLVIMLLYFLLPDAQLGWLWRFTVGFGAVPALLVLLLRRRYMNESPTWAADQGDLEGAAKILRQSYGVDARVADDAPRTTSRPPRTGLGAYARLFTPPYRTRTIQSVAVGLAETFGYNAVAFGLPVIIATLMTQGPLTTIASSFALNLVFALTGGLLGIRWASTRGAWPMMTLGFAIQLVAITVLALIGDPSGTAVVTAGILMLGAFMFAQGFGPGAHIMSYASLGFPTSMRGVSIGFNQAVLRLGSTLTLFFFPILSTGLGTHVYWVILAAPVLGLIALLSKRWEPIGFDADAEERTRSATAHR, via the coding sequence GTGAGCTCCACCTCCCCCCTGTCCACCAGCACATCTGCGCTGACGCCGTCGGGCACGGTACTGATCCGCTCCGCGGGAGACGTCTCCGATCTGGTCAATTCGGGTACGGCGCGCGGCCGTCACGCCAAGATGATCGTGGTCATCGCGCTCGGCGGCATCTTCCTCGACGCCTACGACCTGAGCTCCCTGGCGTACGGGCTGCCCGACATCACGAAGCAGTTCGGCCTCAGCTCCACGATGGCCGGCACGGTCACCGCGTCGATCAGCGTCGGTTCGCTCCTCGGCGCTCTCGTCGGCGGCTGGCTGGTGGACCGCATCGGCCGCTACCGCGTCTTCATGGCGAACATGCTCTTCTTCGTCGCCACCGCGCTGGTGTGCGCGGTCGCGCAGGACGTGTGGACGCTGATCGCCGCACGCTTCGTGATGGGCATCGGCGTCGGCATGGACATCCCCGTCGCGATCGCGTTCCTCGCCGAGTTCTCCCGGCTGCACGGCAAGGGCAGCAAGGGCTCCCGCACGGCCGCCTGGTCACCCGCCTGGTACACCGCGACCAGCGGCTGCTACCTCGTGATCATGCTGCTGTACTTCCTCCTGCCGGACGCCCAGTTGGGCTGGCTGTGGCGGTTCACCGTCGGCTTCGGCGCGGTTCCGGCGCTGCTGGTACTGCTGCTGCGCCGGCGCTACATGAACGAGTCCCCGACCTGGGCCGCCGACCAGGGCGACCTGGAAGGCGCGGCGAAGATCCTGCGCCAGTCGTACGGCGTGGACGCGCGCGTCGCCGACGACGCGCCCAGGACGACGTCCCGTCCGCCCCGGACGGGCCTCGGCGCGTACGCACGGCTCTTCACCCCTCCGTACCGCACGCGCACGATCCAGTCGGTGGCCGTCGGCCTCGCGGAGACCTTCGGCTACAACGCGGTCGCGTTCGGGCTGCCGGTCATCATCGCCACGCTGATGACGCAGGGCCCGCTGACCACGATCGCGTCCTCCTTCGCCCTGAACCTCGTCTTCGCCCTGACCGGTGGGCTGCTCGGCATCCGCTGGGCGTCGACCCGCGGCGCCTGGCCGATGATGACGCTGGGCTTCGCGATCCAGCTCGTCGCCATCACGGTGCTCGCCCTCATCGGGGATCCGTCCGGGACGGCCGTCGTGACGGCGGGCATCCTGATGCTCGGCGCGTTCATGTTCGCCCAGGGCTTCGGCCCCGGCGCGCACATCATGAGCTACGCCTCACTGGGCTTCCCCACGTCGATGCGCGGCGTCAGCATCGGCTTCAACCAGGCCGTGCTGCGGCTGGGTTCGACGCTGACGCTGTTCTTCTTCCCCATCCTCAGCACCGGTCTCGGCACCCACGTCTACTGGGTCATCCTCGCCGCCCCCGTCCTCGGTCTGATCGCTCTGCTGTCGAAGCGCTGGGAGCCGATCGGCTTCGACGCGGACGCGGAGGAGCGGACGCGGTCCGCGACGGCTCACCGGTAG